A window of Polaromonas hydrogenivorans contains these coding sequences:
- the nifD gene encoding nitrogenase molybdenum-iron protein alpha chain: MTATVEERKAANKALIDEVLKAYPEKMAKRRAKHLGTFEDGKPDCGVKSNIKSLPGVMTIRGCAYAGSKGVVWGPIKDMIHISHGPVGCGQYSWAARRNYYIGITGIDTFVTMQFTSDFQEKDIVFGGDKKLDKIIDEIQELFPLNKGISIQSECPIGLIGDDIEAVSKKKSKEYVGKTIVPVRCEGFRGVSQSLGHHLANDAIRDWVFDKVDPNKHPEFVSTPYDVAIIGDYNIGGDAWSSRILLEEMGLRVISQWSGDGTIAEIENTPKAKLNVLHCYRSMNYISRHMEEKYGIPWVEYNFFGPTMIEKSLREIASHFDDTIKAKAEEVIAKYRPLMEAVVARFKPRLQGKKVMLFVGGLRPRHVIGAYEDLGMDVVGTGYEFGHNDDYQRTTHYVKDGTLIYDDVTGYEFEKFVEQVQPDLVGSGIKEKYVFQKMGVPFRQMHSWDYSGPYHGYDGFAIFARDMDMAISSPIWALTKAPWKKAA, translated from the coding sequence ATGACTGCCACCGTTGAAGAGCGCAAGGCCGCGAACAAGGCCCTGATTGATGAAGTGCTGAAGGCTTATCCTGAAAAGATGGCCAAGCGGCGCGCCAAACACCTGGGCACGTTTGAAGACGGCAAGCCCGATTGCGGCGTCAAGTCCAATATCAAGTCCTTACCCGGCGTCATGACCATTCGCGGTTGCGCCTACGCTGGCTCCAAAGGCGTGGTGTGGGGCCCGATCAAGGACATGATCCACATCAGCCACGGCCCGGTCGGCTGCGGTCAATACTCGTGGGCTGCCCGCCGCAACTACTACATCGGCATTACCGGCATCGACACCTTCGTGACGATGCAGTTCACCTCCGATTTCCAGGAAAAAGACATCGTCTTCGGCGGCGACAAAAAGCTCGACAAGATCATCGACGAGATCCAGGAACTGTTCCCGCTGAACAAGGGTATCTCGATTCAGTCGGAATGCCCGATTGGCCTGATCGGCGACGACATCGAAGCCGTGTCGAAAAAGAAGAGCAAGGAATACGTTGGCAAGACCATCGTTCCCGTGCGCTGCGAAGGTTTCCGTGGCGTGAGCCAGTCGCTCGGCCACCATCTGGCCAACGACGCGATCCGCGACTGGGTGTTCGACAAGGTCGATCCCAACAAGCACCCCGAATTTGTCTCCACCCCTTACGACGTGGCCATCATCGGCGACTACAACATCGGTGGCGATGCCTGGTCCAGCCGCATTTTGCTCGAAGAAATGGGCCTGCGCGTGATTTCCCAGTGGTCCGGCGACGGCACCATCGCTGAAATCGAGAACACGCCCAAAGCCAAACTCAATGTGCTGCATTGCTACCGCTCGATGAACTACATCAGCCGGCACATGGAAGAAAAGTACGGTATTCCATGGGTTGAGTACAACTTCTTCGGCCCCACGATGATCGAGAAAAGCCTGCGCGAAATCGCCAGCCACTTCGACGACACCATCAAGGCCAAGGCCGAAGAGGTGATCGCCAAGTACCGTCCTCTGATGGAGGCCGTGGTGGCCCGGTTCAAGCCGCGCCTGCAAGGCAAGAAGGTCATGCTGTTCGTCGGCGGCCTGCGTCCGCGTCACGTCATCGGCGCCTACGAAGACTTAGGCATGGATGTGGTCGGCACCGGCTACGAGTTCGGCCACAACGACGACTACCAGCGCACCACGCACTACGTGAAAGACGGCACGCTGATCTATGACGACGTGACCGGCTACGAATTCGAAAAATTCGTCGAGCAGGTGCAGCCCGATCTCGTGGGCTCGGGCATCAAGGAAAAGTATGTGTTCCAGAAGATGGGCGTGCCTTTCCGCCAGATGCACAGCTGGGATTACTCCGGTCCTTACCACGGCTACGACGGTTTTGCCATCTTCGCCCGTGACATGGACATGGCGATTTCCAGCCCGATCTGGGCACTGACCAAGGCGCCCTGGAAGAAAGCCGCTTAA
- the nifK gene encoding nitrogenase molybdenum-iron protein subunit beta, translating to MPQSADKILDHELLFREPEYQEIFRSKKADFEFNHSDETVKQIVEWTKTEDYKQKNFARDSLSVNPAKACQPLGAVFVANGFAKTLSFVHGSQGCVAYYRSHFSRHFKEPTSCVSSSMTEDAAVFGGLNNMVDGLSNAYSLYKPDMIAVSTTCMAEVIGDDVDAFIKTSKQKGSVPDDFDVPFAHTPAFVGSHITGYDNALLGILRHFWDGKAKTTEPMVRVEDESINFIGGFDGYVVGNMKEIRRIFSLFGVKVNIICDPSGNWNTPTDGEFRMYAGGTTKEEVQAALHAKATIVFQEYCCEKTSKFIREHGQEVVALNAPVGVAGTDKFLMEISRLTGKPIPAELEKERGELVDAMADSQAHLHGKRFALYGDPDQMLGYAGFLLELGAEPSHVLATNGGKEWEIKVQALFDSSPYGAGCKVYPKRDLWHLRSLMFTEPVDFLIGNTYGKYLERDTKTPLIRMVFPIFDRHHYHRFPTWGYEGGMRVLVTLLDEFFEALDANTIVPGKTDYSYDIIR from the coding sequence ATGCCTCAATCAGCCGACAAGATTCTCGACCACGAACTGCTGTTCCGTGAGCCCGAGTACCAAGAGATTTTCCGCAGCAAGAAAGCGGACTTCGAGTTCAACCATTCCGACGAAACGGTCAAGCAGATCGTCGAATGGACCAAGACCGAAGACTACAAGCAAAAGAACTTCGCCCGCGATTCGCTGAGCGTGAATCCGGCCAAGGCCTGCCAGCCGCTGGGCGCTGTGTTTGTCGCCAACGGCTTTGCCAAGACGCTGTCCTTCGTTCACGGCAGCCAGGGGTGCGTGGCTTACTACCGCTCGCACTTCTCGCGTCACTTCAAAGAGCCAACGTCCTGCGTCAGCTCCTCGATGACCGAAGATGCAGCCGTGTTCGGCGGCCTGAACAACATGGTCGATGGCCTGTCCAACGCCTACAGCCTGTACAAGCCCGACATGATTGCCGTCTCGACCACCTGCATGGCCGAAGTGATTGGTGACGACGTTGACGCCTTCATCAAGACCAGCAAGCAAAAAGGCAGCGTGCCCGACGACTTCGACGTGCCGTTCGCCCACACGCCCGCGTTTGTCGGCAGCCACATCACCGGCTACGACAATGCGCTGCTGGGCATCCTGCGCCACTTCTGGGACGGCAAGGCCAAGACCACCGAACCGATGGTTCGCGTGGAAGATGAAAGCATCAACTTCATTGGCGGCTTTGACGGCTATGTCGTTGGCAACATGAAGGAAATCCGCCGGATTTTCAGCCTGTTCGGCGTCAAGGTCAACATCATCTGCGACCCGTCCGGCAACTGGAACACGCCCACCGACGGCGAGTTCCGCATGTACGCCGGCGGCACCACGAAGGAAGAAGTCCAGGCTGCATTGCATGCCAAGGCGACCATCGTGTTCCAGGAATACTGCTGCGAGAAAACCAGTAAGTTCATCCGTGAACATGGCCAGGAAGTGGTTGCACTGAATGCGCCCGTGGGCGTGGCCGGAACCGACAAGTTCCTGATGGAAATCTCGCGCCTGACCGGCAAGCCGATTCCCGCCGAACTCGAAAAAGAGCGCGGCGAACTGGTCGATGCCATGGCCGACAGCCAGGCCCACCTGCACGGCAAGCGCTTCGCACTGTATGGTGATCCTGACCAGATGCTGGGCTACGCCGGATTCCTGCTGGAACTCGGTGCCGAACCCTCGCACGTCCTGGCTACCAATGGCGGTAAAGAGTGGGAGATCAAGGTTCAGGCCCTGTTCGACTCGTCGCCTTACGGCGCGGGCTGCAAGGTGTATCCGAAACGCGATTTGTGGCACCTGCGTTCGCTGATGTTCACCGAGCCGGTGGACTTCCTGATCGGCAACACCTACGGCAAGTACCTGGAGCGCGACACCAAGACGCCGCTGATCCGCATGGTGTTTCCGATTTTTGATCGCCACCACTACCACCGTTTCCCCACCTGGGGCTACGAAGGCGGCATGCGCGTCCTGGTGACCTTGCTCGATGAGTTCTTCGAAGCGCTCGATGCCAACACCATCGTTCCGGGCAAGACCGACTACAGCTACGACATCATCCGTTGA
- a CDS encoding 2Fe-2S iron-sulfur cluster-binding protein — MANVTFSSPEMKKDVTVYAIAGDTRTLLSVAKANKIPVEFECENGECGSCQVQVSVLSAKTPIGMALTQKEKTVLKLAGKITAQQIEEAETKDLPPPWRLACQMVLRDEDILVKF, encoded by the coding sequence ATGGCCAATGTAACTTTTAGCTCCCCCGAGATGAAGAAGGATGTGACGGTGTATGCCATCGCCGGCGACACCAGGACGCTGCTGTCCGTGGCCAAGGCCAACAAGATTCCTGTGGAATTCGAGTGCGAGAACGGCGAGTGCGGCTCCTGCCAGGTGCAGGTGTCCGTGCTGTCCGCCAAGACGCCCATCGGCATGGCGTTGACGCAAAAGGAAAAAACCGTCCTCAAGCTGGCCGGCAAGATCACCGCCCAGCAGATTGAAGAAGCCGAAACCAAGGACTTGCCGCCACCCTGGCGCCTGGCCTGCCAGATGGTTCTGCGCGATGAAGACATTTTGGTGAAGTTCTGA
- a CDS encoding ATP-binding protein, translated as MKLRIERPHAHALAGEFPELAVLLEQLRFGAHAEIELQQLSPGVLDRLGQLWQEGGASQQRRAAQLGSLRQALHDGASERFTAETLEKVVPAFVRYIAADARYGWLFSADTDGQPLAWCPTRIDYIPASNDETGKVLIELKANAKAGVIQQTIRLTGGDVKGRSVAEMLLSRGLVRESAALLQAYEATLERYFDWRAQNGAQFEGRGTAFHAQDPSATHRDSDWLRKDVVILSAQGTAARLVNDESVLQQRNPSLEATGEVLSNYLSKAAKSNHFDAEDEVLALHAELKHQPALFKRLPVHPLILMFHLELHHHVWVHVSDLEPYAYQPQLKHKLVLPPEQTDLIDILTAEMDVLMDDIIAGKSGGTTVLCAGPPGVGKTLTAEVYAEIIRRPLYRVHSGQLGLNVTTMEASLKEILLRAQRWGAVLLIDEADVYIKRRDDNLTMNAVVGVFLRVLEYFNGLLFLTTNRIDDIDEAIVSRCIALIRYHAPDAAGRRRIWQVMGEQFGLCLEEGMLDTLPALFPAATGRDIKGLAKLVAKYCRHKQEKATREVFLRCAMFRGLDPALPVLAI; from the coding sequence ATGAAGCTGCGTATTGAACGCCCCCATGCCCACGCCCTGGCGGGCGAATTTCCTGAACTGGCGGTGCTGCTGGAGCAGTTGCGCTTCGGCGCGCATGCCGAAATCGAACTGCAGCAACTCTCGCCCGGCGTGCTCGACCGCCTGGGCCAGCTCTGGCAGGAAGGCGGCGCCAGCCAGCAGCGCCGCGCCGCGCAACTCGGCTCGCTGCGCCAGGCGCTGCATGATGGCGCCAGCGAGCGCTTCACCGCCGAGACACTGGAAAAAGTGGTGCCCGCCTTTGTCCGCTACATTGCCGCCGATGCACGCTACGGCTGGCTGTTCAGCGCCGACACCGACGGCCAGCCGCTGGCCTGGTGCCCGACGCGCATCGACTACATTCCCGCTTCCAACGACGAAACCGGCAAGGTCTTGATTGAACTCAAGGCCAACGCCAAGGCCGGCGTGATTCAACAAACCATTCGCCTGACGGGCGGCGATGTCAAGGGCCGCAGCGTGGCCGAGATGCTGCTGTCGCGCGGGCTGGTGCGCGAGTCGGCGGCCCTGCTGCAAGCCTACGAGGCTACCCTGGAGCGCTACTTTGACTGGCGCGCCCAGAACGGCGCGCAGTTCGAGGGGCGCGGCACCGCTTTCCATGCGCAAGACCCGAGCGCCACCCACCGCGACAGCGACTGGCTGCGCAAGGACGTGGTGATTCTTTCGGCGCAGGGCACGGCGGCCCGGCTGGTCAACGACGAAAGCGTGCTGCAGCAGCGCAACCCCAGCCTGGAGGCGACTGGCGAAGTGCTGTCCAACTACCTGAGCAAGGCCGCCAAGAGCAACCATTTTGACGCCGAGGACGAAGTGCTGGCGCTGCACGCCGAGCTGAAGCACCAGCCCGCCTTGTTCAAGCGCCTGCCGGTGCATCCGCTGATTTTGATGTTTCACCTTGAGTTGCACCACCATGTCTGGGTGCATGTCAGCGACCTCGAACCCTATGCCTACCAGCCGCAGCTCAAGCACAAGCTGGTGCTGCCGCCCGAGCAGACCGATTTGATCGACATCCTGACCGCCGAGATGGACGTGCTGATGGACGACATCATCGCCGGCAAGTCCGGCGGCACCACCGTGCTGTGCGCCGGACCGCCCGGCGTGGGCAAGACGCTGACCGCCGAGGTCTATGCCGAGATCATCCGCCGCCCGCTGTACCGCGTGCATTCCGGCCAGCTGGGCCTGAACGTCACGACGATGGAAGCGTCGCTGAAGGAAATCCTGCTGCGCGCGCAGCGCTGGGGCGCCGTGCTGCTGATCGACGAGGCCGATGTGTACATCAAGCGGCGCGACGACAACCTGACCATGAACGCCGTGGTCGGTGTGTTTTTGCGCGTGCTGGAGTATTTCAACGGCCTGCTGTTTTTGACGACCAACCGCATCGACGACATTGACGAAGCCATCGTCTCGCGCTGCATCGCGCTGATCCGCTATCACGCGCCCGATGCGGCCGGCCGGCGGCGCATCTGGCAGGTGATGGGCGAGCAGTTCGGGCTCTGCCTGGAGGAGGGCATGCTCGATACGCTGCCGGCGCTGTTTCCGGCCGCCACCGGGCGCGACATCAAGGGGCTGGCCAAGCTGGTCGCCAAGTACTGCCGCCACAAGCAGGAAAAGGCGACGCGCGAGGTGTTCCTGCGCTGCGCGATGTTTCGCGGCCTCGATCCCGCCCTGCCGGTGCTGGCCATTTGA
- a CDS encoding ferritin-like domain-containing protein produces the protein MKTVEEFLAHTIQLESEAALRFGQLADAMTTAGNKEVGRLFRRLADYSLLHLGDAKARAGFRTLPEMKAGDYRWPDVESPEAAAIWAADPFIGIEQALQVALDAESAGLDFYAEVLESTTDPEIRVLAKEFVEEESQHVAELQRWMKLHLSGQALPTEG, from the coding sequence ATGAAAACCGTAGAAGAATTTCTGGCCCATACGATTCAGCTGGAGAGCGAGGCAGCCTTGCGCTTCGGCCAGCTCGCCGATGCCATGACCACGGCCGGCAACAAGGAAGTAGGGCGGCTGTTTCGCCGCCTGGCCGACTATTCGCTGCTGCACCTGGGCGATGCCAAGGCGCGCGCGGGCTTTCGCACCTTGCCCGAGATGAAGGCGGGCGACTACCGCTGGCCCGACGTTGAAAGCCCCGAGGCCGCAGCGATCTGGGCCGCCGATCCGTTCATCGGCATCGAGCAGGCGCTGCAGGTGGCACTCGATGCCGAGAGCGCCGGCCTGGATTTTTACGCCGAGGTGCTGGAGTCCACCACCGACCCTGAAATCCGCGTGCTGGCCAAGGAGTTCGTCGAGGAAGAATCCCAGCATGTCGCCGAATTGCAGCGCTGGATGAAGCTGCACCTGAGCGGCCAGGCGCTGCCGACCGAGGGCTGA
- the atpD gene encoding F0F1 ATP synthase subunit beta, with translation MTDGGLQADVPHLGVVVSVRGSVVDVRFDTHLPPIHTVLHADEGRIIVEVLAQRDAHHVRAIALTPTQGLARGMPVVDTGGPLKAPVGKGILSRMFDVFGNTIDRLPAPSDIQWRSVHRAPPALARRSTRSEVFVTGIKVIDVLLPLERGGKAGLFGGAGVGKTVLLTEMIHNMVGHQEGISIFCGIGERCREGEELYRDMKDAGVLPSMVMVFGQMNEPPGSRFRVGHAALTMAEYFRDDEHRDVLLLIDNIFRFIQAGSEVSGLMGQMPSRLGYQPTMGTELSGLEERIANTDSGAITSIQAVYVPADDFTDPAAVHTFSHLSASIVLSRKRASEGLFPAIDPLQSSSKMATPGIVGERHYALAQEIRRTLAQYAQLKDIIAMLGLEQLSPQDRNVVGRARRLERFLTQPFFTTEQFTNLPGKLVSLEDALDGCERILRDEFKDYPESALYMIGKIDEARARKTEAIDVHES, from the coding sequence ATGACTGACGGCGGGCTCCAGGCCGATGTTCCCCATCTCGGCGTTGTTGTCTCTGTGCGCGGCAGCGTGGTCGATGTGCGGTTCGACACGCATTTGCCCCCGATTCACACCGTTCTGCACGCCGACGAAGGCCGCATCATCGTTGAAGTGCTGGCGCAGCGCGATGCGCATCATGTGCGCGCGATTGCGCTGACGCCCACACAGGGCCTGGCGCGCGGCATGCCCGTCGTGGACACCGGCGGACCCTTGAAAGCGCCGGTCGGCAAAGGCATTCTTTCCCGCATGTTCGATGTGTTTGGCAACACCATCGACCGCCTGCCGGCCCCGTCGGATATTCAATGGCGCTCGGTGCATCGCGCGCCGCCTGCGCTGGCCCGGCGCTCCACCCGGTCTGAGGTTTTCGTGACCGGCATCAAGGTCATTGACGTGCTGCTGCCGCTGGAGCGCGGCGGCAAGGCTGGCCTGTTCGGCGGCGCGGGCGTGGGCAAGACGGTGCTGCTCACTGAGATGATCCACAACATGGTCGGGCATCAGGAGGGCATCAGCATTTTTTGCGGCATTGGCGAGCGCTGCCGCGAAGGCGAAGAGCTGTACCGCGACATGAAGGACGCCGGCGTGCTGCCCAGCATGGTGATGGTCTTCGGCCAGATGAACGAGCCGCCGGGCAGCCGCTTTCGGGTCGGCCACGCGGCGCTGACGATGGCCGAGTATTTCCGCGACGACGAGCACCGCGATGTGCTGCTGCTGATCGACAATATTTTTCGCTTTATCCAGGCCGGCTCCGAAGTTTCCGGCCTGATGGGGCAGATGCCTTCGCGTCTGGGCTACCAGCCGACGATGGGCACCGAGCTGTCGGGGCTGGAGGAGCGCATCGCCAACACCGACAGCGGCGCCATCACCTCCATCCAGGCGGTGTATGTGCCGGCGGACGACTTCACCGACCCGGCCGCAGTGCATACGTTTTCGCACCTCTCGGCGTCCATCGTGCTGTCGCGCAAGCGGGCCAGCGAAGGTCTTTTTCCGGCGATTGACCCGCTGCAGTCGAGTTCCAAGATGGCCACGCCGGGCATCGTCGGCGAGCGGCATTACGCGCTGGCGCAGGAGATCCGGCGCACGCTGGCGCAATACGCCCAGCTCAAGGACATCATTGCCATGCTCGGGCTGGAGCAGCTGTCGCCGCAGGACCGCAACGTGGTCGGCCGCGCGCGCCGGCTGGAGCGCTTCCTGACCCAGCCGTTTTTCACGACCGAGCAGTTCACCAACCTGCCAGGCAAGCTGGTCAGCCTCGAAGACGCGCTCGACGGCTGTGAACGAATCCTGCGCGATGAGTTCAAAGACTATCCTGAGAGTGCGCTCTACATGATCGGGAAGATTGACGAAGCCCGGGCCAGGAAGACAGAGGCAATCGATGTCCATGAATCTTAA
- a CDS encoding F0F1 ATP synthase subunit epsilon, with amino-acid sequence MSMNLKILLPFRIFAEKTAVLRIVAETQAGSFGLLPQRLDCVAALTPGILIYETASDGEVFVAVDSGVLVKSGAEVLVSVRRAMGGANLGELRQAVEQEFLTLDEHEQNVRAVMAKLETGFLRRFATFQHD; translated from the coding sequence ATGTCCATGAATCTTAAGATTCTGCTGCCGTTCAGGATTTTTGCTGAAAAAACAGCGGTCTTGCGCATCGTCGCCGAAACCCAGGCGGGCTCGTTTGGCTTGCTGCCGCAGCGGCTCGATTGCGTGGCGGCGCTGACGCCCGGCATCCTGATCTACGAGACAGCCTCTGACGGAGAGGTTTTTGTCGCCGTTGACAGCGGCGTGCTGGTCAAGAGCGGCGCGGAGGTGCTGGTTTCCGTGCGGCGGGCCATGGGTGGCGCAAACCTTGGCGAGTTGCGCCAGGCCGTCGAGCAGGAGTTCTTGACGCTGGACGAGCACGAGCAAAACGTGCGCGCGGTCATGGCCAAACTCGAAACCGGTTTTTTGCGTCGCTTCGCGACTTTTCAGCATGACTGA
- a CDS encoding AtpZ/AtpI family protein, which translates to MTDDPRKTSKTEPGLAEQVGVKAARKLKARRNPAPGVWSGLGLMGMIGWSVVVPTLLGAALGLWLDRRYPGGRSWTLALLMAGLMLGCLNAWHWVTREDAAMREEPEHDDE; encoded by the coding sequence ATGACTGACGACCCCCGGAAAACTTCAAAAACAGAACCCGGCCTGGCCGAGCAGGTCGGCGTCAAGGCGGCGCGCAAGCTCAAGGCGCGGCGCAACCCCGCGCCCGGCGTGTGGTCGGGCCTGGGGCTGATGGGCATGATTGGCTGGTCCGTGGTCGTACCGACCCTGCTGGGCGCGGCGCTCGGCCTCTGGCTGGACCGGCGCTATCCGGGCGGGCGCTCCTGGACGCTGGCCCTGCTGATGGCCGGGCTGATGCTGGGTTGCCTGAATGCGTGGCATTGGGTCACCCGCGAAGACGCCGCCATGCGGGAGGAACCTGAACATGACGATGAATGA
- a CDS encoding ATP synthase subunit I, whose amino-acid sequence MTMNETLALVLAWIAGGALGAIFFGGLWWTVRKSLLSSQPALWVFASLLLRMGLTMTGFYVVSGGDWRRLLACLAGFVMARQVVTRLTRPLDARQALSDQEARRAP is encoded by the coding sequence ATGACGATGAATGAAACGCTGGCCCTGGTGCTGGCATGGATTGCGGGAGGCGCGCTCGGTGCCATTTTCTTTGGCGGCCTGTGGTGGACGGTTCGCAAGAGCCTGCTTTCCAGCCAGCCCGCGCTGTGGGTGTTTGCCAGTCTGCTGCTGCGCATGGGCTTGACGATGACCGGGTTTTATGTTGTTTCAGGGGGCGACTGGCGGCGCTTGCTGGCCTGCCTGGCCGGTTTTGTCATGGCCCGCCAGGTGGTGACGCGGCTGACCCGGCCGCTTGATGCGCGCCAGGCCCTTTCAGACCAGGAGGCCCGCCGTGCGCCTTAG